A region of the Dysidea avara chromosome 9, odDysAvar1.4, whole genome shotgun sequence genome:
CCGCAGACATTATCAACATAGTTGGGATGAACTGCTTTACGAACATCATTTTTCATCTCTTTTGGACTCTGCCTCTGATGCTAGGACAAAGGCTCGTCTATTGTCAGTTTCCTCCTCAGAGTCTGGTGCGTGGCTTGGTGCTCTACCTGTACCTTCCTTGGGCACTAAGCTGGACAATGAATCTTTGAGGATTGTTCTTGGTCTACGTCTCGGTGTTCCCATCGTTGTTAAGCGCACGTGTGTTTGTGGCAgtaaagttgatgtttttgGAACTCACGGTTTGTCTTGCAGGCATAGTGGAGGCCATATTCCTCAGCATGCTGCAGTGAATGAAACTATTCGTCATGCTCAGGTGTCTGGAGGTGTACCTGCTGTTTTGGAGCCAGTCAGTGTGTGTCGTAATGGGATTGTTACTGTTCATGTGAGACCCAGCTTTGCTTATATAACTTTCAAGcctataaaataaaatatggTAGCTATATTGATCAAATTAAACTAATTCATATACTTTGCAGTACCTTTGTTGTATTGCCGGAAGTAATACTTTATACCTGCAGTGCTTTGTAGTAGCTCCATTACTGCATCTTGATCAAAGAGTGAGTCCATTGCATTGTTTTGTCATAACTTTTGTTACCATTACCCTGATGTCAGCCTCCACTTTCAATGTGGGCTGGTATAAGATCTTTCTCAACCCAACTCTTCAGAAGCATTCTTAAAGCTCTTTGATTTAAGAAGTACACTTGTACCAAGTCTGTGACCTTCTGCTCTATCTCAGTTAGAGGTTTCATCGTAAGCTGATCTTTGATGGATGATGGAGTGTGTGATGACAAGTGTGCACGTAACAATGGCACTTTGATTTCTAAAATTTCCATCCCGTTGCTGACTATAAGGTGTCTAATGTAAATGCATGCTGGACAACCAAGACGACGAGTGTCAATTGAAGCACGTGATTTCTTCTCCGCATCTAGACTTGGTGGATTTAACTTCCCCTTGCCTCCACACAagcaattatatgtatgtacccaTGATGATGTATAGGAGAACTGGCCTTTGTTTACTCTGATAACACCTTTTTCTCTTGTTTTAATGTTGGCTTTAGAGCCATTTCGGGCAGTGTATTCACACTGTGTTTGAAGTGTAAACTGTTGAAGCCACTTTTCCCATTTTTCCTCATTATACGGCATCATGTAACCAGTTGCATTTGCATGGTGTCTTCAAGTTGTCTGGGTTTGAAGCATAGCATTCCAGGTGGAGACCTGCTAAGTTTAAGCAACACTGAGGAAGTCCCAGTTCTTCGCAACAGTCAACTTTTTTTTACAGGTGGCATTGCTCCCATCATGTCGCAGCTGCTGGCGacatgttgtgatgttgttCTGCTTGTCATCACAGCTAGTGCACACATCAGCACCAGCTTCTTCATGCTGTTTCATCATTCGGCAATACTCAGTACTTGCTCAGTACTCCTCTTATTTCTGTAGCATGATATGCAGTGACCCAAGATTTCAAtgtcagctgcatttataaggCACACATAATGTTGTAGCTTTACAGTAAATATTTATTCACGTACACACTTCTGAAAGCACTGCATGGTGACATGCACACTATCATGCAATTTTGTTTGCATCTACTATAATGTATAGCTATGATCTGATCTAGGTAACTAATGTGATAGCTATAGCATGCCTCGATGGATCCATGCCTCAATAGCTTGTCATTTTTATATTAAGTCAAGCAtaactattaatttttgtataaaGTGCATGGAATTGAAGCTAGTTTCCTGCCCCTTAGAAAAACTTTCTAGCCAGCTTAAAGCTCTCTATATAGCTACATCTCTTACATCCacctaatgcacctatcaatgtattgccccaccacccccccctcgggcgtaagtggggctttacagggggaattgacatgaaactgctgccccactatggggcatttgacgatcgttcagtaagcacccaaatatttttttattgtaacttccttcgctatgtcaaatcccgagtaaatcccgcgttgcaactggggccaacggtggggatttgacacgataggtttgccctactatggggcatttgacattcggctgtgtcaaatccccactatagccccatatattcccgaggggggggggtagtggggcaatacattgataggcagtgttgggagtaacgcgctacttatgtaacgcgttacgtaatattattacttttgtggtaacaaagtaatataacgaaatacgctataaaaacaggtaatataactcaagttactctacttgcaaatgtaacgcgttacctaagtaatatagttactgtaacgaatctaatattacgtaatattattactaaaagtaacgaagttactaatcttgttagtaaccGACcgctgagtaacgcctagccacaacgaagtaatgaagcctactaaaggaggcttattcaccagctacttacttatatcaagacttgcacattgtccaacaacgaaatcgtgtcacgtgataaggtggtagtttcacacgtgacagcttaaggctatggacacaataatatgtaatattattacagttactttattttatgggtaatatgtaactgtaactaaatagttcagctgcaagtaatatgtaactagttactttaaaaagtaacttgcccaacactgttgataggtgcataatagaCTTCGGCATTGGCAATCATGAATACGATTAGCTTTGATCAAATAACTCGCCACGACACCATCAGTGATTCAGTATACGTCCTacgtaaattgataataaataaataaataataaataaataatatgtcTAAGCTACAGGGTagtatggggtgccgtttgtaccaaaattgtacaaaaatgccttatttgTAAACTACAagcatactttataaatcaatgcactactttataaatcatgaacatatattttataaatcaatgcactactttataaatcatgaacatatactttataaatcatatgcatgcatgatttataaaccatatacctgatttataaaccatatacctgatttataaaccatatacctgatttataaatcattgacatactttataaactataacattgatttatataaattatacatgtgatttgtaaactataacacttatttgtaaagtataaacactgatttataaattataatattaatttatatatcaatgtactactttataaatcatgtgtatagtttataaatcatgtgtatagtttataaatcatacgcatgatttataaatcaatatcATACTTTATGagccatacatgcataatttataaatcatcattatgatttataaattgcacacgtcagattaataaatcataagtatattttacaaaccatcatcacgagtgacttagtttggttattgttgtattttataaatcattgtcctactttataaatttaacacatactttacaaatcacatgtacaatttacttttgtaaactaatacatgatatataaatcaatagtgtaatttagtagccatatgttgttgtttagtatcgatagttagaattcatatctatattgcttagatgtgcatcaaatggaaagcatttgtggcatgtgattCAGCACAGGATTTAGCACACTTAGTAGCTACAAGCTTTGGAAGCTGTTGTGagcacttgcactaatgagagcaacccggcaaagtggagtatcaccattaccaatgcccctgTCATCGTCGTGAGTAACTCTCCTGCCAGTAATTCCACTAATTATGCCACTCTTGCTGGCTACTCTTACATGGTGTAGGATTTGGGCTCAAGCCGGTCAGTGACAACAGTGGCATAATTGgtgacaacagtggcatagTTGGTGGAACCACTGGcaggggcattggtaatggtAATATACTCCATTTTGCCgggttgctctcattagtgcaagtgctCACAACAGCTTCCAAAGCTTGTAGCTACTAAGTGtgctgaatcctgtgctggatcacatgccacaaatgcCTTACATTTGATACACATCTAAGtaatattgatatgaattctaactatcgatactaaacaacaTGCAAAATACACCTgtatggctactaaattacactattgatttatatatcatagtattagtttacaatagtaaattgtacatgtgatttgtaaagtatgtgttaaatttataaagtaggacaatgatttataaaatacaacaataaccaaactaagtcactcgtgatgatggtttgtaaaatatacttatgatttattaatctgacatgtgcaatttataaatcataatgatgatttataaattatgcatgtatggttcataaagtatgttattgatttataaatcatgtgtatgacttataaactatacacatgatttataaactatacacatgatttataaagtagtacattgatatataaattaatattataatttataaatcagtgtttatactttacaaataagtgttatagtttacaaatcacatgtataatttatataaatcattgttatagtttataaagtatgtcaatgatttataaatcaggtatatggtttataaatcaggtatatggtttataaatcatgcatatgatttataaagtatatgttcatgatttataaagtagtgcattgatttataaagtatgcttatagtttataaataaggcatttttgtacaattttggtacaaacggcaccccataggGTAGCTTTCGAGGCATGGTATCACTCAGGCTACTAAACCTACAACAGCTGACTATGCCACGGTCCAGCTGCAGCACGATGATCGTGTGCACAAATATACAGCACTCCACAATCGCTTGATCTCCATTCTTGGACTCGAGCTCAGTAGCATTGTTGGCCATATCTCGAGATAGGTAAAAGCATGTGACAATTACCCGCAACTCAACTCTGTACTCGAACAATGCGCCaaattcattattaatttttgtaattttaCCAAATTCATTATTtgtaatttttaccattaaattttagttttatgtacaataacaataaaCTATTCGTAAAATAAATTACCATAAAAAGTTATAGTGAATAACAATGCACCCATCAAAGTTTTGTCAGTCTAACCCCATACCGGCAAAGAGGGGGATTTGGTCAACTCTCAAGTCAAAGTAAATTGCTCTGATGGAAAAACGTAGTCTGGACATTCACCTCTAGGGCTGGTGGTACCTCAGGTGGTACAGACTACACTAATGGTACAAATGAatagacaatttgtttgtaagtgaacacATAGTAAACTGGCTGCTTTTCATAGTGATTACATAGTAAATGCATCACcctatgcaggggcggatccagagtttggaaagaaggGGGGCACCTGGCtgaaaaaacagttgaagaccaaaaaaaaaggtcacaacaatactGTTATGTAAAACAAAATCCTattttatagcttcataggtaagctacactgcctcatgaacattgtgactgctttattagagtaattgactgctttattagagtaattgactgctctattagagtatctcgatcttgtatgcaatttcttgaagggggggcatttgccccaaatgccccatcctggatccgccattgctatgATATAACTTTAATCTAAATCATGGATCATGAATTTTTATATAGCCCCTCGTTTACCTAAATGGAGTAGGTGGGACAAAACTTTGATAGATGAATAACTATTGTTGTAAGTAGTGATCTAGTTCATTCCAGTCTTCTTCACCTAGACAGTGTTCAACTTCCTTGATGATTCAGTATATTGTCTCCTTATGTATTTGCTAGAAATAAGGAACTGTAGTATTGCTGACATATGCACTAAATACATACCATCACTGTACAGTATATGAAGCCCGGCTCTAGCCGGCTACTGGTCTTACATCACACAGAGATGCTCAGTGTTTCTGAATGCACTGCAAAATTCAGTGCTTGTTGCCTGCAAAGAATATCAACAAAATAGAGTTGTAGTTTGTTTTTAAATTGTAGCTTAATAGCTTCTATTTCTAGAAATACAGTACATTGCTTATGTCCATACACCTCGATACATTGATATACAGTATCGCTATACACAATATATCAATGACCTAATATTTTGTATCGATACGTATCATGGTCTCACTCAATActcaatatatcgatatattgttgcatctctaacaCATACATGTACGCACCTGCACATAAATATAGGAGCAAAGTACATACATATTCACACAAAAGATGAACCTTGTGCAGGCTAACTTGCAGCACTGTCTTGCAgcactgtccaggtctcatagAGAGGACACGGGACCCAAAGTTTCACAATGGCCCCAACACTGCTAaacaagacaaggacagttgggcatttgcttccccagctAACactaggtacccattgatgttagaGCTGAGTGAGCTGCTTCCCTGGTTGACACCAAGTCCCTGTTATATGGCTATGTAGACTGGAGAAAGTGAGTAGAGTGAAGATCAACTGGTTACTACAAAGTTTTTAAACAACACGCACATTAATAGACCACTAAAAACCTGTAGTCAAACAAAGATCTACTTTTCAAGCACAGCAGAATAATTATGCAACAACTACCCTGTAAGGGATTGCCAGGGAGACTCATATGGCACACCTTAAATAACAATTTTGAAGTTGGCACAAAGGTACCATGTGAACATGAAACACAGAAAATCTTAGCCACACACACAATGAGAAGGTAGATAAGGTGGGAATAAACCGTAACAGAAACACATTATATCAACAAACTGACCCTTGTGAAGTGAAAAGCCATACTGCACCAAAGAAATAGCTAAGAGCCAGTAAGAGGTACCTTTCTTCTGGTAGCACTCAATACCCCAACACAAATAGGAGGACAACGAGACACAATACATTTGGAAAGGTCTATACAAATTAAGGATTCTTAGCAAAGGTAGTAAGGTACATGTAAGCTGTTTAAGCAGTTAATTTGACAGTGGATTACATACGGTAACAAAGCTGATCTGATATGGTAGCATAGACCCCTTCCTCTTACAATTTTTGCTCTAACTTCAGCTATAAAGTTACAGTGTGGGCAACAGTTGACAACAGGTGTTGCTAGGATATTACTTGAACACGAGTGCTCATAAATAAAAGTTTATGTGTATCTATATCTGCTGcttgtttacacatgttacTGATCTGATGATGAAGTTATGCAAAAACAAGGCCAATATAGCCAAAGCCAATTGgattattggtacacctctacacCTGAGTGGTGCCACAAGGGCTCACAACACTACTGTAGTGTAGCTATCTAGTCAgcacaaatcaacacaaattctAATTTTGCGACTTAAAAACAAAGGTACAAGCTTAAGCCATAGACCTataatgcaggccttgcctgcattaaaaaacaattaaaataaaataaattatacagctttttatggttgtgccaggtaaataaagctgccaatcttaatggaccgcccgcctacatgcaaatatgcttgcaAGTCCATGACTGGAAACGCAGAATTTATTTCTATGCTACAAGTGACCCCGCCCATCAATTCATAGCTGATTGCGCAGCCAATATGCCATATTATACTATTACTTTACAACATAAATGATCTGATAACACTTTTGCATTACCTGTTGAATGAATAGGACCTGGGTTTACCTCCATCGTCAGTACTTGGTAGGGCGTGAAGGTCAGGAACACGTGATTTCTGCAACTAACATCGACGTGGGGGTGCCTTATTGTCCATAGATTAGTTATGGAGCAGTGTGCAAGAGTCGTAATTGCACCCGATACTTCTGCTGTTCTCCACCTTCCTACAAACACAAGCAGTTACTGGGCTCAAGACTGGGCTCCAATTCTGCTTCAACAGATCTGACAGCAGGCCTAATAAAACCATGCTCATTAGCTACCTATTGTAGTCCACACAACTACATGACAATCTTTTACACATATTAGAACATAAAAAAGGACCATAGGTACATATCATAGTGTAAAGGAATATACTACACAGCTATCTACTCTACTAGCTCATGACTCATCACTAGTCCAGAGCTTAAATGTTCTATCATATGATGCAGTTACAATGTATTGCTGATCTGTAAACAGAGACAACAGCAACacttcacatgtgatgatgaACTACAATCACTCACTTGAAGAGATGTCTACTGCCATGACCTTGCTTTCATGTCCTGCCAGTGTTCTAATTGGTGCCCACCCAGGATGTGTCCAAATCTACATCAGGTGGTACATACAAACATGTACTACTACAATTTCTCATAGTTCAAACAGTAATATGCATGTCTAAACTCTCTTATGTGCACATAACAAATTTCAGATCCCAATAAACATGCTAGCCAGTGAGTGAGTTGCTTTTCAGGGAGAAAGTTTCATATAGAATCTAGTAACCTCGGTACAAAAAGTTTTGTTGGTATGCACTTAGTGATGAACATAATGAACTTCTATGTTGAAATATCAactttacatacagtgtattCAGTCTCTAAGAATTCTCTAAGAATCATtgcagaggaggtaggacaggctctttcaaaacaaagtacattttaCGTAAAGTGGTATCTAAAGATTTACTGAGCATATTGAACTTCAatgtttgctggttttgtgtaACGACTATTGAGACTCACATGAAATTATACAATTAATGTGCGTACGCATCCTCTGGAGTCATCGTATGTTCAATTCACAGTACATACCTTAGCAGTGTTGTCATAAGATGCAGTTATTAAGTAGTTTCCATCAGTTACTGAAAGAATATGAACACATGATGAAGCCATGTATACCCTCCACCCTGTACCTTGGTACTTGAGATGAGATACAAGATTGGTATGGGCTGGTATGGTGTACACACATTTGGCCTTTCTGAGGTCCCAAACTTTTACGAGATGATCATCACCTCCAGTAGCCAGATGTACTCTGAAATACAACAATATGAACTACCCAGTATTTATGAGTCAGCAATACAACCGTGTACACTACTATTGCATGCTTCAACTACGGGCAACCCTACATATAATGTGTGGTTGCACAAAAAGCTTTGTTGAGAGTTTCGACTAACATGAAATAAAACTGTGGGTTAAAGGCACCCACTACCTTTCAAGCACCACATGAAATCCCAATGCACTAATGTGCTTACACACATATCTATGGCTTCTATGCAATGGTGTTTATACACAATAGTAATAATTAAATCACTGAAACATGGTATTGTACTAATCAGTAAACCAAAGTGGAAACTGTCCTAGCCAGTTAAAATATAGACTGGTGAATAGCTGTATAAATATCCTAATTTGGTGAATTTAAAGATGGCCAGTTTTAAGAGGTGGCCCTTCTAAACAAGTCAGATTCCATTGTACCAATGTAATGGTAAGCATGTCAGTGTTTGTGTATATGTCACATTACCCATTGGGAGAGAAGTCTACTCCTAGTACTCCACTAAGGTGACCATCCATCAGTAAGATACACTTGCCAGACCTCAAGTCCCATAGTCTACCACATCCATCCATTGCACTATACAACAAAACAGGATGACAATTGTTTCTCTTATTCCACTCTTATGTTACAAAATGTGATCATCTCAGCAAACATAGCTTGCACATGCAAGCATACTTTTTTCATAAAATTGAGCCGTTAATCGAAAGTAAGTCTCAAATCTGTAGCATTTAATTCCATTACACGGGCTTGTCTCATCCCTCTggtctcaaatcaattaaacttaTATACCTCCTGCTCATAGAGAGTTTGACTGTCTTACAATAGCCCTAAGGGTATTTTTTCACGTGTGTTTATTATATGATGcagtagacgtaaacaaaattGCTATTATTTCTTCAATTAAAATGCCTTCATATTTGTATGCACAAGTGAGTTTACGGCTAACACTATACATGTACCTTAATGGATTGGCTATTCTACAgtttaagccaaatcccaactctgtagaccAATACAAACTGAAACCTATTGCCtgtagctgtttttttttttgtttgttttttttttcagcatAATCACTGTACAAACTGATTATTTTTGCTCTTTCTACTGTCTACCTATAATCACCACAATAAGCTGCAACTTTGCTAACTCATTATTTAGACACTGTAGATAACACAAGAGACAACAGAAA
Encoded here:
- the LOC136265339 gene encoding U4/U6 small nuclear ribonucleoprotein Prp4-like, giving the protein MLATRSWSGLCKLWTVPDCEPIRVLRGHNDRVGAIVFHPQATLGLSETSLGLASCAADGSVYLWNLTSDTPIAELEGHSQRVSRLAYHPSGRFLGIACFDNSWRLWDLGTCGEVLHQEGHSRPVYNIAFHVDGSIVATSAMDGCGRLWDLRSGKCILLMDGHLSGVLGVDFSPNGVHLATGGDDHLVKVWDLRKAKCVYTIPAHTNLVSHLKYQVTDGNYLITASYDNTAKIWTHPGWAPIRTLAGHESKVMAVDISSNQQYIVTASYDRTFKLWTSDES